From a single Cumulibacter manganitolerans genomic region:
- the obgE gene encoding GTPase ObgE, protein MADFIDRVVLHVTGGNGGHGCVSVHREKFKPLGGPDGGNGGNGGDVRLVADGNVHTLLDFHHRPHQKAGNGKPGMGSHRNGANGEGLTLRVPPGTVVATQSGEVLADLAVAGSEYTVAPGGRGGLGNAALASSRRKAPGFALLGEPGEETTVVLELKSVADVGLVGFPSAGKSSLISVISAARPKIADYPFTTLVPNLGVVQAGQFTFTVADVPGLIPGAAQGKGLGLEFLRHVERTSVLVHVVDCATLEPGRDPLSDIDALTKELDEYGDLAGRAGIVALTKIDVPEARELAEFITPDLRERGFEVFAISAVTHEGLDALTFALGAAVERYRLAHPIEEAPRVVIRPKAIGEDEFSVRPDPQSPGGFIVEGTKPVRWIRQTDFTNDEAVGFLADRLAKLGVEAELAREGALPGCDVTIGDVSFGWEPTAESVAGEMGVVAFGHRGTDPRLEAAETRARVSADERRAAKRGRRIPYELKESDGYEIEEPDER, encoded by the coding sequence ATGGCTGATTTCATCGACCGCGTCGTACTGCACGTGACCGGCGGCAACGGCGGGCACGGCTGCGTGTCGGTGCACCGCGAGAAGTTCAAGCCCCTCGGCGGCCCGGACGGCGGCAACGGCGGCAACGGCGGCGACGTGCGGCTGGTCGCCGACGGCAACGTGCACACCCTGCTGGACTTCCACCACCGGCCGCACCAGAAGGCCGGCAACGGCAAGCCCGGCATGGGCAGCCACCGCAACGGCGCCAACGGGGAGGGCCTCACGCTGCGCGTGCCGCCGGGCACCGTCGTCGCCACCCAGTCCGGCGAGGTGCTCGCCGACCTCGCGGTCGCCGGCAGCGAGTACACGGTCGCACCCGGCGGGCGCGGTGGCCTCGGCAACGCGGCACTCGCCTCTTCGCGCCGCAAGGCGCCCGGTTTCGCGCTGCTCGGTGAGCCCGGCGAGGAGACCACGGTGGTCCTCGAGCTGAAGTCGGTCGCCGACGTCGGTCTCGTCGGCTTCCCGTCGGCCGGCAAGTCGTCGCTGATCTCGGTGATCTCGGCGGCGCGGCCGAAGATCGCCGACTACCCGTTCACCACCCTCGTGCCCAACCTCGGCGTCGTCCAGGCCGGCCAGTTCACCTTCACCGTCGCCGACGTGCCCGGGCTGATCCCGGGTGCGGCGCAGGGCAAGGGGCTGGGGCTGGAGTTCCTCCGGCATGTCGAGCGCACCTCGGTGCTGGTGCACGTCGTCGACTGCGCCACGCTGGAGCCCGGCCGCGACCCGCTGTCGGACATCGACGCGCTGACCAAGGAGCTCGACGAGTACGGCGACCTCGCGGGGCGCGCCGGCATCGTCGCGCTGACCAAGATCGACGTCCCCGAGGCCCGCGAGCTCGCCGAGTTCATCACCCCCGACCTGCGCGAGCGGGGGTTCGAGGTGTTCGCGATCTCGGCCGTCACGCACGAGGGCCTCGACGCGCTGACCTTCGCGCTCGGCGCGGCCGTGGAGCGCTACCGGCTGGCGCACCCGATCGAGGAGGCGCCGCGGGTGGTCATCCGCCCGAAGGCGATCGGCGAGGACGAGTTCTCGGTGCGGCCGGATCCGCAGTCGCCCGGCGGCTTCATCGTCGAGGGCACCAAGCCGGTGCGCTGGATCCGGCAGACCGACTTCACCAACGACGAGGCCGTCGGCTTCCTCGCCGACCGGCTCGCGAAGCTCGGCGTCGAGGCCGAGCTGGCCCGCGAGGGTGCGCTGCCCGGCTGCGACGTCACGATCGGTGACGTCAGCTTCGGGTGGGAGCCGACCGCAGAGTCGGTCGCCGGGGAGATGGGCGTGGTCGCCTTCGGCCACCGCGGCACCGACCCCCGGCTGGAGGCCGCCGAGACCCGGGCCCGCGTCTCCGCCGACGAGCGCCGCGCCGCCAAGCGCGGCCGCCGCATCCCCTACGAGCTCAAGGAGTCCGACGGCTACGAGATCGAGGAGCCCGATGAGCGCTGA
- the proB gene encoding glutamate 5-kinase, which yields MSAEGHAALGTARRVVLKVGSSSLTKPGKRGATGLDADRVALLADVIAEAVHAGREVVLVSSGAIAAGLEPLALRRRPRDLATQQAAASIGQLLLVEAYAAAFARHGLRVGQVLLTADDLQRRTHYRNAQRSLDRLLGLGVVPIVNENDAVATDEIRFGDNDRLAALTAHLIGAQGMVLLSDVDGVYDANPTKGPANLLSVLDDESALLAVDTRGAGTTGVGTGGMQTKLDSARIASGAGVSVIITSPEHARRAMAGERVGTFVPARGKRPSQRLFWLRWASEPRGQIVIDDGAVRALVHRRKSLLPAGITGLTGSFDVGDAVEIVGHDGRAVARGLVAYSSDELPDLIGKQTQDLDADHQREVMHRDDIAVL from the coding sequence ATGAGCGCTGAGGGACACGCGGCGCTCGGCACGGCGCGCCGGGTGGTGCTCAAGGTGGGCTCGTCGTCGCTGACCAAGCCCGGCAAGCGCGGCGCCACGGGGCTGGACGCCGACCGTGTCGCGCTGCTGGCCGACGTCATCGCCGAGGCCGTCCATGCCGGCCGGGAGGTGGTCCTCGTGTCCTCGGGCGCCATCGCCGCCGGGCTGGAGCCGCTGGCGCTGCGCCGCCGACCGCGCGACCTGGCCACCCAGCAGGCGGCGGCAAGCATCGGCCAGCTGCTGCTGGTCGAGGCGTACGCGGCCGCGTTCGCCCGGCACGGGCTCCGGGTGGGGCAGGTGCTGCTCACCGCCGACGACCTGCAGCGCCGCACCCACTACCGCAACGCGCAGCGTTCGCTGGACCGGCTGCTCGGCCTGGGCGTCGTGCCGATCGTGAACGAGAACGACGCCGTCGCGACCGACGAGATCCGCTTCGGGGACAACGACCGGCTCGCGGCGCTCACCGCGCACCTGATCGGCGCGCAGGGCATGGTGCTGCTGTCCGACGTGGACGGCGTGTACGACGCGAACCCGACCAAGGGCCCCGCGAACCTGCTGTCGGTACTCGACGACGAGAGCGCCCTGCTGGCGGTCGACACGCGGGGAGCCGGGACGACCGGCGTCGGCACGGGCGGCATGCAGACCAAGCTCGACAGTGCCCGGATCGCGTCCGGCGCGGGTGTCTCGGTCATCATCACCTCGCCCGAGCACGCCCGGCGGGCGATGGCGGGGGAGCGGGTCGGCACCTTCGTCCCGGCTCGCGGGAAGCGGCCCTCGCAGCGGCTGTTCTGGCTGCGCTGGGCCAGCGAGCCGCGGGGGCAGATCGTGATCGACGACGGAGCGGTGCGGGCCCTGGTCCACCGGCGCAAGTCGTTGCTGCCGGCCGGCATCACCGGGCTCACCGGCAGCTTCGACGTCGGCGACGCGGTGGAGATCGTGGGCCACGACGGGCGCGCGGTCGCGCGCGGGCTGGTCGCCTACTCTTCAGATGAGCTTCCCGATCTGATCGGCAAGCAGACCCAAGACCTCGACGCCGACCATCAGCGAGAGGTCATGCACCGAGACGACATCGCCGTCCTGTAA